The Rhea pennata isolate bPtePen1 chromosome 18, bPtePen1.pri, whole genome shotgun sequence genomic sequence GGTTTCCAGCAggataaatgttttgaaaaacagatatttgGTCCAAATAGGAGAATATTTGGAATACTATTTGAAGAAAGCATCTATTAGCCACAATATTCTGATGATCAGATGAAACTGAAAGTTGACAGCTACAATTTCCTTATAAAAAGAAAGCTAGATGGAAGATAGCATATTAATATTCTTAGTAGGAAATACAAACTTGTGgtctcttccttccccagttGCCTGAAGGGAGCCTGCAGCTCACCCTCTATCAGTATAAAACATGTCCTTTCTGCAGTAAAGTCCGAGCCTTTCTTGATTATCATGAGTTGCCCTACGAAACTGTAGAAGTGAACCCAATAATGAGGAAAGAGATCAAATTTTCTTCCTACAGAAAGGTGCCTATCCTGCTAGCCAATGCTGGGAGTCCTCTGGTAAGTTGGAAAATAGTTTCAACTATTTTGAAAGCATGCTTGATTTCCTGAGTAGCACTAGATTTGTGCCTCTTTATCACGTAAAGATTATACTGTAAATCATCTTTTGTTCTCTTATGAGCCTAAGatttgtttcttgctttgtgATCTCCTATCTGTTGGCCTTATtagagttgtttttgtttgtctctTTCGTCCAAGACCCATTGGTTTGTGTAATCATTCTATAATCCAGTGATTATATAGCTCCTAAAAGCCATGTTTTTTGGACATGTTTTTTGTACCAGACCGTAATGGGGACAGCCTATATCTTATGGGAAAAGGATAAGGACTTAAGAAAACTGAAGACttaagtgtatgtgtgtgccCCTAatgttgcttttccttctttgctgcCAAGAGCCTAAACCTGCTAGTATTGCTGTTATACTTAGCCCTTGGGTCGCCTGTTGTCAGAATGAAAGACAGACTCAGAAATGATCACCACAGAAGAGATCTCAGTGTAGGGCTGCCTATGAAAATGCATGGGGAAGAAGTGACTGCAGTATTGAAACCTCAGATGCTGGGGTAAAGACGTTGAAGAACTTTTCATTTCACCAagaacttctttttaaaatttgtattaattctgtttttcagcaattGAATGATTCTTCAGTGATCATCAGTGCAATAAAGACCTATCTTATTTCCAAGTAAGAAAACAGGATGATGGAAGAAGAGTTGAATCTGAATGGCTGTAGCAGACTGGAGATTAGAACACCCTCTCACAGATAGCTCATTTGTTTCTTGTTCATCTTAATGTTGGAAGCTCTGGGTATTTGGCTCAGTTGACCTGATCCTAGGCTATAATGGTGTGGATAATGCATGTATATGTTGGGGTGTGTGTATGGGTATGAAAAAGTTTGGCTTTTACCTTTCAGAACTTTTTCACCTGTGAAATTCTTTTTGCACAAATATAACCTAAACCTTGGCTAGGGTTAGTCCCAGAGCTAAACTTGCATTTAGCTAGTGATAACATCTAGACTGCAATCTGCTATGCTTGTGACCTGTCCTTTGCTCTCAGGCTGCAAAACGCTAGAGAATCATAGTAGGCTTTATGCCTGCAAAAACTTGCACTGCTGTCCCATCTGACAAAGAGAAATGTAATGTGCACTGATAACAACATTATTTGCCAGTAACTATTCCAGAatctttttaaaactcatttcaaaTAGAATTTGGTACCTCATGCTTATTTTTAGAacaatgcattttaaagtgTGCATCAtctgatgtgtgtttgctcttacACATTTGTGTAGCAGCCAGAGCAGGTACTAACTGTGTTTCTGTCCTCAGGCGGAAGAGTTTAGAAGAGATTGTGTCCTTTTATCCTCCTATGAAAACTGTGACTGAGCAAGGCAAGGAGACATTAGAATATGGGAATAAATACTGGCTCATGCTGGATGAAACAGAGACAAAGCAAGTCTATCCCGTTAAAGAAATTAGAGTGTAAGTGCTCTTAAATTTCTGGGTCTCCCAAGTAGGGTCACAGCCTGTTCCAGGTGTCTTCAGGGATGGTGCAGTCTTGCTGATGCTGCTACTGACAGCTCCTGCCACATCCCCTTTCCTCTGCTTGGTAGCTAGAGTTGTGCTTCTTACACAATTTGAAACAATGGTGTTAGCATGGCCATAATGGTGGGAACCATTATGTCTAACTCCTGAGATGCCTCCAGtttccttctttgccttttctgtgtgctgcagaggaaTGCTAATTTTTTGTGAGCGTACTTGCCACTCTAGTTTCCCTAGTGTGAAGAGGAGTTAGTGGTCTATCTTAGTCTTATTTTTGGTTTGAGATTGGAGTAGCTTTGCCAAAGATGATGCTGCTGAGTATGTATCGGAGAGATCATTGGAGCAGAAGGCTGGGCAGGAGCTTGTGACACTCTCATCCATGGCACAATCTCTAGCTAATGTCACTGTGATGCTAGATGACCCCTGTAGCCCTGCATGTGTACCTCATTCACTGAAAAGTCTCTCTTGAATACCTGCAGGGAAGAAATGAAGTGGAGAAAATGGGCAGACGATTGGCTTGTTCACCTCATCTCCCCCAATGTTTACCGTACCCCTAGGGAAGCCTTGGCATCTTTTGATTACATTGTCCGTGAGGGGAAGTTCGGCACTGTGGAAGGTTTCTTTGCAAAGTACATGGGGGCCGTGGCCATGTTCTTCATTAGCAAGAGGTTGAAGAAAAGGTTAGTACCACCAGGCACCAAGTAAATGAACAGAATAGCCCCTCATCATGTTGCTTTTAACCTCCTTAGCTGTGAGCTCCAGATGTCAAAGTGTGGAATCTCAGTGTTTTAGTCCAAACCATTTAATCCTGTACAAATAATAGCAGCACTTCTTTGAAGGTACTGAACCCCTCTACTCTTCTACATGTACAGTACTACCTATTACTCACTAGCTATCCCCTTCTGTCTCTGAACTGCCTTCTGAATTCCCAGGCGGGGACCAGCCCTTGATATTAGAGATGATGAAAGGTTAAAGTAAGAAACAAACTAGTTAGAAAACAccagattttctctctttaccTAGACATCACCTTCAAGATAATGTCCGAGAAGACTTATATGAAGCAGTTAATGAGTGGGTAAAAGCTGTTGGCAAACATCGACCATTCATGGGTGGCAACCAGCCTAACCTTGCTGATTTGGTAAGAGGTTAATTTATGTATCTGTAGTTAAGTATATGACAAGATTGTGCAGTTCATTCATATGAAATAGTAAATACAAATATAGAGAAGGTAAGTTACATGAGAtacattttcagtgttcttttttATACAGTAACATAATTCCCACCTGAAGAGAACTTGGGAGGTGCAAACACTGCTCAGTgttttcatctttgaaagatgaGTGTggtttgtgtgcttttttttttttttttttttttttcctgctctgggGGAAATGTTCTCTAAGCATGTACTTTACAAATGATGAGAACATCTGGAGGTGATGTTACTAATCTTTTGGGAGCATGATGGAAGCTGT encodes the following:
- the PTGES2 gene encoding prostaglandin E synthase 2, encoding MAAAAGRTWRAAALLPPWRLRAPRRAYGAAEDGGGPGGRGRLLLGAAFALGGGAGLYQVARHRLREHSAAELPEGSLQLTLYQYKTCPFCSKVRAFLDYHELPYETVEVNPIMRKEIKFSSYRKVPILLANAGSPLQLNDSSVIISAIKTYLISKRKSLEEIVSFYPPMKTVTEQGKETLEYGNKYWLMLDETETKQVYPVKEIRVEEMKWRKWADDWLVHLISPNVYRTPREALASFDYIVREGKFGTVEGFFAKYMGAVAMFFISKRLKKRHHLQDNVREDLYEAVNEWVKAVGKHRPFMGGNQPNLADLAVYGVLRVMEGLEAFDDMMVNTKIQPWYQRMEEVVQKNEFTI